In the Flavobacterium acetivorans genome, one interval contains:
- a CDS encoding DUF6702 family protein, which translates to MKNTIVYLFFGIVFLSLTSFGYHKFYMGIYQVNYAPDKKMLQITSRIFVDDLNNALEKKYTKKLNLGTDKESSEELVLLKKYMSEKFSLKVNGELKPIQFLSKELDGDVMVCYWNIREVSKIKSIEVYNAVLVDWNSEQQNITHFSVNKIKNSFLFTNSSTREVLKY; encoded by the coding sequence ATGAAAAACACCATCGTCTATTTATTTTTCGGAATAGTATTCTTGAGTCTTACTTCTTTTGGCTATCATAAATTTTATATGGGAATTTATCAAGTCAATTATGCGCCAGATAAGAAGATGTTACAAATCACTTCGAGGATCTTTGTAGATGATTTGAATAATGCTCTGGAGAAAAAGTACACTAAGAAACTGAATTTGGGAACCGATAAAGAATCTTCGGAGGAACTGGTTTTGTTGAAAAAGTACATGTCTGAAAAATTTTCCCTTAAGGTAAACGGGGAATTGAAACCAATACAGTTTTTGAGTAAAGAACTAGACGGAGATGTAATGGTTTGTTATTGGAATATTAGAGAGGTGTCAAAAATTAAATCGATCGAAGTGTATAATGCGGTATTGGTCGATTGGAATTCAGAACAGCAAAATATAACCCATTTTAGCGTTAATAAGATTAAGAATAGTTTTCTTTTTACTAATTCTTCTACTCGTGAAGTGTTAAAATATTAA
- a CDS encoding M1 family metallopeptidase, whose translation MKKITLFFLLPMALFAQEKATTPAPKEAGKYDTNKFRQMYDLLATPNMFRTASGAPGPAYYQQQADYKMDIELDDKNARLDGSETITYYNNSPDSLEYLWVQLDQNQAAKNSQSPLAENEKIEQVLPVEKFSDEYLKEGLNRGFNIEYVKDSKGKPLAYTINHTMMRIDLATPLKPGEKFSFAIKWWYNINNYQKEGGRSGYELFEKDGNRLYVIAQFFPRMAVYNDVEGWQNMQFWGSGEFALPFGDFDVNITVPADHVMNATGELMNKSEVFTPAQLKRYELAQKSFDKPVIIVTQAEAEASEKGFSDKKKTWKYSAKNVRDFGISTSRKFIYDAMAVQLSNKVVMAESLYPKEANPLWEETSTRMVAHTLKSYSSHTFDYPYPKAVSVSAEDQGMEYPMICWNYGRPDKNGVTNERIKNGMIGVVIHEVGHNFFPMIVNSDERQWTWMDEGLNSFMQYMAEQELGTNFPSNRGVPSKIVPYMSGDQKFLEPIMSNSESIVQFGNNAYGKPAAGLTILRETIMGRELFDYAFKVYANRWKFKHPTPEDFFRTMEDASAVDLDWFFRGWFYSTDVVDIAINDVKQYYVTETPTKELKDAKVRRGRFGLDKGPFLYLVSDKNEELKSSSKKPLQIEEVKLLSDYVNTKLSAEEKSKLKNPKYFYEVEFSKPGGMLMPIVVEFTYEDGTVENFKYPAQIWRKNNDTARKVYATEKAIKKIQIDPKLETADVDVTNNTWPKTELKSKFD comes from the coding sequence ATGAAAAAAATCACATTATTTTTTCTCCTCCCGATGGCATTGTTTGCCCAGGAAAAAGCGACAACGCCGGCTCCAAAAGAAGCAGGGAAATACGATACGAATAAGTTTCGACAGATGTATGATTTATTGGCTACACCCAATATGTTTCGTACGGCTTCGGGCGCTCCAGGACCAGCTTATTATCAGCAACAGGCAGATTATAAAATGGATATAGAATTAGATGATAAGAATGCCAGACTTGATGGTTCAGAAACGATAACTTATTATAATAATTCCCCAGACAGCTTAGAGTATTTATGGGTACAATTAGACCAAAATCAAGCCGCTAAAAATTCTCAATCTCCATTGGCTGAAAACGAAAAAATTGAACAGGTGTTGCCTGTGGAGAAATTCTCCGATGAGTATTTGAAAGAAGGATTGAATAGAGGATTTAATATTGAATATGTGAAAGATTCCAAAGGGAAGCCATTAGCATATACTATAAATCATACGATGATGCGCATTGATTTAGCAACTCCATTGAAGCCAGGAGAGAAATTTTCGTTTGCTATAAAATGGTGGTATAATATCAATAATTACCAAAAAGAAGGAGGTCGTTCCGGTTATGAATTATTCGAAAAAGACGGAAATAGATTGTATGTAATTGCTCAATTTTTTCCTAGAATGGCTGTCTATAATGATGTTGAAGGATGGCAGAATATGCAATTTTGGGGAAGTGGGGAATTTGCTTTGCCTTTTGGGGATTTTGATGTAAATATTACTGTTCCTGCAGATCATGTGATGAATGCAACAGGAGAATTGATGAACAAAAGTGAGGTTTTTACTCCGGCACAACTAAAAAGATATGAGTTAGCCCAAAAATCTTTTGATAAACCGGTAATAATTGTGACTCAGGCTGAAGCTGAAGCGAGTGAAAAAGGTTTTTCGGACAAGAAAAAAACATGGAAATACAGTGCTAAAAATGTTAGAGATTTTGGTATTTCTACATCAAGGAAGTTTATTTATGATGCCATGGCGGTTCAGTTGAGTAACAAAGTGGTGATGGCAGAATCGCTTTACCCAAAAGAGGCTAATCCGCTTTGGGAAGAAACATCTACTAGAATGGTTGCACATACTTTGAAAAGTTATTCTTCGCATACATTTGATTATCCTTATCCAAAGGCAGTATCCGTTTCTGCTGAAGATCAAGGAATGGAGTATCCAATGATTTGCTGGAATTATGGGCGTCCTGATAAAAACGGAGTGACCAATGAACGCATAAAAAATGGGATGATAGGAGTAGTGATTCACGAAGTGGGACACAATTTTTTTCCTATGATTGTTAATTCTGATGAGCGTCAATGGACTTGGATGGATGAGGGTTTAAATTCATTTATGCAATATATGGCCGAACAGGAATTAGGTACTAATTTCCCTTCTAATCGAGGAGTTCCAAGTAAAATTGTTCCTTATATGAGTGGTGATCAGAAGTTTTTAGAGCCAATAATGTCTAACTCTGAAAGTATTGTTCAGTTTGGTAATAATGCTTATGGAAAGCCGGCAGCGGGACTTACCATTCTTAGAGAAACCATTATGGGAAGAGAATTGTTTGATTACGCTTTCAAAGTTTATGCAAACAGATGGAAGTTCAAACACCCTACACCGGAAGATTTTTTCAGAACTATGGAAGATGCTTCGGCAGTAGATTTAGATTGGTTCTTTAGAGGATGGTTTTACTCGACCGATGTTGTAGATATTGCCATCAATGATGTGAAGCAATATTATGTTACAGAGACTCCAACTAAGGAATTGAAGGATGCCAAAGTAAGAAGAGGGCGTTTCGGATTAGATAAAGGCCCTTTTTTATATTTAGTTTCAGATAAAAACGAAGAATTGAAATCCTCTTCAAAGAAGCCTTTGCAAATTGAAGAAGTAAAATTACTTTCGGATTATGTAAATACAAAACTCTCTGCAGAAGAAAAGTCTAAACTGAAAAATCCTAAATACTTCTATGAAGTTGAATTTAGTAAGCCTGGAGGGATGCTGATGCCAATTGTTGTAGAGTTTACATACGAAGACGGAACGGTTGAAAACTTTAAATATCCAGCTCAAATCTGGAGAAAAAATAATGATACTGCCAGAAAGGTATATGCTACAGAAAAAGCGATTAAGAAAATTCAAATTGATCCAAAATTAGAAACAGCAGATGTTGATGTAACCAATAACACTTGGCCAAAAACAGAATTGAAATCTAAATTTGATTAA
- a CDS encoding Sec-independent protein translocase subunit TatA/TatB, with amino-acid sequence MFGIGGGELVFIMFIVLMLFGADKVPEMARTMGKAMAQLKNATNDIKSEIQKGAEANGLDAASFTNMTGNITSEIEKAKEDLLGDSVIQATKVKEDIEDITGPVKRNM; translated from the coding sequence ATGTTTGGCATAGGAGGAGGAGAGTTGGTTTTCATTATGTTTATTGTACTGATGCTTTTTGGCGCTGATAAAGTACCTGAAATGGCGCGTACAATGGGTAAGGCAATGGCACAATTAAAAAATGCAACCAACGATATAAAAAGTGAAATTCAAAAAGGCGCTGAGGCTAATGGTCTTGATGCAGCTTCTTTTACAAATATGACAGGAAATATAACTTCAGAAATTGAAAAAGCCAAAGAAGATCTTTTGGGTGATTCAGTAATTCAGGCCACTAAAGTTAAAGAAGACATCGAAGACATTACCGGACCAGTAAAACGAAATATGTAA
- a CDS encoding phosphatase PAP2 family protein, with protein sequence MLEKILSLDTELLIFLNGLGSETYDGFWLIITKQIYWTPLFLLLLYFIFKKIGAKQSLYLILFIALLITFTDQVTNLVKNNVQRLRPCSNPEINTIIRVVKSSSSFSFFSGHAANSMAVAVFLYFNYKRYFKYFGLLFLWPLIFAYSRIYLGLHYPLDIMCGYLFGIFSGFMFFKIYQAVQKKYFPQS encoded by the coding sequence ATGCTGGAAAAAATACTATCACTTGATACCGAGTTATTAATATTTTTGAACGGTCTTGGCTCAGAAACTTATGATGGGTTTTGGCTTATAATTACCAAGCAAATCTACTGGACTCCTTTATTCTTGCTATTGTTATATTTTATTTTTAAAAAAATTGGAGCAAAGCAAAGCTTGTATTTGATCTTGTTCATAGCTCTTTTGATAACATTTACCGATCAAGTAACGAACTTGGTTAAAAATAATGTTCAAAGATTACGACCTTGTAGTAATCCGGAAATTAATACTATAATAAGAGTAGTTAAATCAAGCAGTTCGTTCAGTTTCTTTTCGGGTCATGCTGCAAACAGTATGGCAGTAGCTGTTTTTTTATATTTCAATTATAAAAGGTATTTTAAATATTTTGGATTGCTATTTTTATGGCCTTTAATATTTGCTTACAGTAGGATATATTTAGGATTGCATTATCCTTTAGATATTATGTGTGGTTATTTATTTGGTATATTTTCAGGATTTATGTTCTTTAAAATATATCAGGCTGTTCAAAAGAAATATTTTCCTCAATCATAA
- a CDS encoding O-methyltransferase, with translation MHFISQELEDYIEQHSQKEPELLAALNKETYQKILLPRMLSGHFQGRVLSMLAKLIRPLNILEIGTYTGYSALCLCEGMQENGQLHTIDIKEELIDFQRKHFDKSPWGNQIVQHLGTAIDIIPTLDLKFDLVFIDADKENYINYFELIVPKMNKGGVILSDNVLWSGKVLEPLQKNDLSTKILLEYNKLLVNDPRVETVLLPIRDGLTVSRVL, from the coding sequence ATGCATTTCATTTCCCAAGAATTAGAAGATTATATTGAGCAGCATTCTCAAAAAGAACCTGAACTGTTAGCCGCCTTAAACAAAGAAACCTACCAGAAAATTTTGCTGCCGCGCATGCTGAGTGGACATTTTCAAGGACGAGTTCTAAGTATGTTAGCCAAATTAATCAGACCGTTAAATATTCTAGAGATTGGAACCTACACAGGCTATTCGGCTTTATGTTTGTGCGAAGGGATGCAAGAAAACGGCCAACTCCATACAATTGACATTAAAGAAGAGTTAATAGACTTCCAGCGAAAACATTTTGACAAATCCCCTTGGGGAAATCAAATCGTGCAACATTTAGGCACGGCCATTGATATTATTCCAACGCTTGACCTAAAATTCGACTTGGTTTTCATTGATGCCGACAAGGAAAACTACATTAATTACTTTGAATTGATTGTTCCCAAAATGAACAAAGGAGGCGTTATTCTTTCGGATAATGTACTATGGAGCGGAAAAGTATTGGAGCCCTTGCAAAAAAATGATTTGAGTACTAAAATACTATTGGAATACAACAAACTATTAGTGAATGATCCTCGTGTTGAAACGGTTTTATTACCTATTCGGGATGGTTTAACCGTAAGCAGAGTACTCTAG
- the rlmN gene encoding 23S rRNA (adenine(2503)-C(2))-methyltransferase RlmN: MQIEKKDIRALSKEQLRDFFVSQGDKAFRGNQVYEWLWSKGAHSFDDMTNVAKGTRLMLESNFVINHIKVDTMQRSEDGTVKNAVRLHDGLVVESVLIPTNTRTTACVSSQVGCSLDCNFCATARLKRMRNLEPAEIYDQVVAIDKESRLYYNHPLSNIVFMGMGEPLMNYNNVLKAIEMITSPEGLGMSPKRIMVSTSGVPKMIKKLADDDVKFKLAVSLHSAIDEIRSRIMPFSENFPLKDLREALEYWYRKTKSKVSYEYVVWKDINDNKESVDALVKFCKYVPCKVNLIEYNPIDDGEFQQASEESINAYIKALENSGIVVKVRRSRGKDIDAACGQLANKEV, encoded by the coding sequence ATGCAAATCGAAAAAAAAGACATACGAGCCTTATCTAAAGAACAATTGCGTGATTTTTTTGTTTCCCAAGGAGACAAAGCTTTTCGCGGAAATCAAGTTTACGAATGGTTGTGGAGTAAAGGCGCCCATAGTTTTGATGATATGACTAATGTGGCAAAAGGAACTCGGCTAATGCTTGAATCCAATTTTGTTATCAATCATATCAAAGTAGATACGATGCAAAGAAGTGAAGACGGAACCGTTAAAAACGCAGTCCGTTTACATGATGGTTTGGTGGTAGAATCGGTTTTGATTCCTACAAATACGAGAACAACAGCCTGTGTTTCCAGTCAGGTGGGTTGTAGTTTGGATTGTAATTTTTGCGCCACAGCGCGATTAAAAAGAATGCGTAATCTGGAACCGGCTGAAATTTATGATCAGGTTGTTGCCATTGACAAAGAAAGCCGTTTGTATTACAATCATCCGCTTTCGAATATTGTTTTTATGGGAATGGGCGAGCCGCTTATGAATTACAATAATGTGCTGAAAGCGATCGAAATGATAACTTCGCCCGAAGGTTTAGGGATGTCACCAAAACGGATTATGGTTTCTACTTCGGGTGTGCCAAAAATGATTAAAAAATTGGCAGATGACGACGTTAAATTTAAGCTCGCAGTATCTTTACATTCGGCGATTGATGAAATCCGTTCTAGAATTATGCCTTTCAGTGAAAATTTTCCTTTGAAAGATTTACGAGAAGCTTTGGAATATTGGTATCGAAAAACCAAAAGTAAGGTCTCTTACGAATATGTGGTTTGGAAAGATATCAATGACAACAAAGAATCGGTTGATGCCTTGGTTAAATTTTGTAAATATGTTCCTTGTAAAGTAAATTTGATAGAATACAATCCGATTGATGACGGCGAATTTCAACAAGCCTCGGAAGAATCGATTAATGCCTATATCAAAGCGCTTGAAAATTCGGGTATAGTTGTTAAGGTGAGAAGAAGTAGAGGAAAAGATATTGATGCTGCTTGTGGCCAATTGGCCAATAAAGAAGTGTAA
- a CDS encoding alkaline phosphatase family protein yields the protein MKKITLILFLCSVLLTHAQKTENIIIITTDGLRWQELYKGMDPSIANNKKFNQGDSTYIYNKYWSENTSERKTKLLPFIWSTIASKGQLYGNKDYNNNVNNANPYWFSYPGYSEMLTGHADPLINSNDYKANPNVNVLEFLNKQPKLKGKVAAFGAWNAFDRILNEERSGFPVISAFDKIGGNSPSPKQQLINDMLADSFKPFHQSECLDVFTHYAAMEELKTKKPRVLYIAYGETDEWAHSGHYRSYLDAAHQVDSWIKQIWDYIQNDPQYKNKTTLILTTDHGRGDEIKTQWTSHGSQIKGASEIWFAAMGPGINAKGEIKTETQLYQKQIAQTIAKLMGYTFEANHPIAKEITELAH from the coding sequence ATGAAAAAAATCACTTTAATTCTATTCCTATGCTCTGTCCTATTAACTCACGCCCAAAAAACAGAAAATATTATCATCATAACCACAGATGGATTGAGATGGCAGGAACTCTATAAAGGTATGGATCCTTCTATTGCTAATAACAAAAAATTCAACCAAGGCGACAGTACCTACATTTACAATAAATACTGGAGCGAAAACACATCCGAACGCAAAACAAAACTCTTGCCTTTTATATGGTCTACCATAGCCTCAAAAGGCCAATTGTACGGAAACAAAGATTACAATAACAACGTAAATAATGCCAACCCATATTGGTTTAGTTATCCCGGATATAGTGAAATGCTGACGGGTCATGCAGATCCACTAATTAATTCCAATGATTACAAGGCCAATCCAAATGTTAATGTATTGGAATTTTTGAACAAACAACCTAAGCTAAAAGGAAAAGTAGCCGCTTTTGGCGCATGGAACGCCTTCGATAGAATCCTAAACGAAGAAAGAAGTGGCTTTCCGGTAATTTCAGCTTTTGACAAAATTGGAGGAAATAGTCCAAGCCCAAAACAACAATTAATAAATGACATGTTGGCTGATTCTTTCAAACCATTTCATCAGAGTGAATGTCTTGATGTATTTACTCATTATGCCGCCATGGAAGAATTGAAAACCAAAAAACCGAGAGTATTATATATTGCCTACGGCGAAACAGACGAATGGGCACATTCTGGACATTATCGCTCTTATTTAGACGCCGCCCATCAAGTGGACTCCTGGATCAAACAAATTTGGGATTATATCCAAAATGACCCGCAATACAAAAACAAAACCACATTAATACTAACAACAGATCACGGACGTGGAGACGAAATAAAAACTCAATGGACCAGTCATGGAAGCCAAATAAAAGGCGCTTCAGAAATTTGGTTTGCTGCTATGGGTCCCGGAATTAATGCTAAAGGGGAAATAAAAACAGAAACTCAATTATACCAAAAACAAATTGCCCAAACTATCGCTAAACTTATGGGCTACACTTTTGAAGCCAATCATCCAATAGCCAAAGAAATAACCGAATTAGCACATTAA
- a CDS encoding polyprenyl synthetase family protein encodes MNVTSQIKQPIFNEMELFEKKFYESMTSKVALLNRITYYIVNRKGKQMRPMFVFLTAKMVSNNIVNERTYRGACVIELIHTATLVHDDVVDDSNRRRGFFSLNALWKNKIAVLVGDYLLSKGLLLSIDNGDFDLLKIISVAVREMSEGELLQIEKARRLDITEDIYYEIIRKKTATLIAACCALGAKSVIEDEVQVENMRKFGELIGMAFQIKDDLFDYTEDAIGKPTGIDIKEQKMTLPLIHVLNTCTSKEKSWLINSIKNHNKDKKRVKEVIAFVKNNNGLHYAEQKMIQFQQEALSLLDNYSDSEFKDALILMVNYVIERKK; translated from the coding sequence ATGAATGTTACTTCTCAAATAAAACAGCCCATCTTTAATGAAATGGAACTTTTTGAAAAAAAGTTCTATGAATCGATGACTTCCAAAGTGGCGTTGCTGAATAGGATTACTTACTATATCGTGAACCGAAAAGGCAAACAAATGCGTCCGATGTTTGTTTTCTTGACAGCCAAAATGGTTTCAAACAATATCGTTAACGAACGAACTTATCGCGGTGCCTGTGTCATTGAGCTTATTCATACTGCAACCTTAGTTCATGATGATGTAGTGGATGACAGTAATCGCCGACGCGGTTTTTTTTCACTCAATGCGCTATGGAAAAATAAAATTGCCGTTTTGGTGGGAGATTATTTATTGTCCAAAGGATTGTTACTTTCGATCGATAATGGTGATTTTGATTTGCTGAAAATTATATCTGTCGCTGTCCGCGAAATGAGTGAAGGCGAATTATTACAAATTGAAAAAGCAAGGAGACTAGATATTACTGAGGATATTTATTACGAAATCATTCGAAAAAAAACGGCGACACTTATCGCTGCTTGTTGCGCTCTTGGGGCTAAATCTGTTATTGAAGATGAAGTTCAGGTCGAAAATATGCGGAAATTTGGTGAACTTATTGGGATGGCTTTCCAGATAAAAGATGATTTGTTTGATTATACTGAAGATGCCATTGGCAAGCCAACAGGAATTGATATTAAAGAGCAAAAAATGACCTTGCCTTTGATCCATGTTTTAAATACTTGTACTTCAAAAGAAAAAAGTTGGTTAATCAATTCGATCAAAAACCACAATAAAGACAAAAAACGAGTAAAAGAAGTGATTGCTTTTGTCAAAAACAATAACGGTTTGCATTATGCTGAGCAAAAAATGATTCAGTTTCAACAAGAAGCGCTTTCGCTTTTAGATAATTACTCTGATTCCGAATTTAAAGATGCCTTGATCTTGATGGTGAATTATGTAATTGAAAGAAAAAAATAA
- a CDS encoding RNA polymerase sigma factor — MKVINLHKEENEIIQLAVENNRQAQQKIYTQFSPKMLSVCRQYIKDIHQAEDIMITAFMKVFVNLKNFQHQGSFEGWIRRIMVNECISFLRVQKKVRFVEEETFFEESFNAIESQFSVDDIQFLIDSLPDGYKMVFNLYAIEGFKHKEIASMLEINEGTSKSQLSHARKMLQGQINKLKNYEYGTE, encoded by the coding sequence ATGAAGGTAATCAACTTACATAAAGAGGAAAACGAAATAATCCAGTTGGCTGTCGAAAACAATCGGCAAGCGCAACAGAAGATTTATACCCAGTTTTCTCCAAAAATGTTAAGTGTTTGCCGACAATATATTAAAGATATTCATCAGGCAGAAGACATAATGATTACCGCTTTTATGAAGGTTTTTGTTAATCTTAAAAATTTTCAGCACCAGGGTAGTTTCGAAGGTTGGATTAGAAGAATAATGGTCAACGAATGCATTTCTTTTCTTCGTGTTCAAAAAAAGGTCCGGTTTGTTGAAGAGGAGACTTTTTTTGAGGAAAGTTTTAATGCTATCGAAAGCCAGTTTTCAGTTGATGATATTCAGTTCTTGATAGACAGTTTGCCGGATGGTTACAAAATGGTTTTTAATTTATACGCTATTGAGGGTTTTAAGCATAAGGAAATTGCAAGTATGCTGGAGATAAATGAAGGGACATCAAAATCGCAATTGTCACATGCAAGGAAAATGCTGCAAGGACAGATTAACAAGTTAAAAAATTATGAGTATGGAACCGAGTAA
- the dnaG gene encoding DNA primase — MISKATIDTVFETARVEEVIGDFVQLKRAGSNFKGLSPFSDERSPSFMVSPAKGIWKDFSSGKGGNSIAFLMEHEHFTYPEAIRYLAKKYNIEIEETEQTDQEKANTDVRESMYLVSEFAKTYFHNTLLNSEEGKAIGYSYFKERGFTGETIKKFGLGYSPETWDAFTKEALGKGYKLEFLESTGLTIAREDRPFDRFKGRVMFPIQSMSGRVLGFGGRILTNDKKAAKYLNSPESDIYHKSKVLYGIYQAKQSIAKLNNCYLVEGYTDVIQFNQSGIENVVASSGTALTPDQIRLVNRLTKNITVLFDGDAAGLRASIRGIDLILEEGMNVKVCTFPQGEDPDSFAKKTSHDDLVAYLENNAKDFIQFKASLLMDEAKNDPIKKADLIRDMVTSISKIPDRIQREIYIQECSRIMDISEQVLVSTLAQLTQKDIAEVAKKQKPEQKTFDVIKNENPESTEKVDVLANVEREIIRILLLYGNKTENFEETLMKSNEEGEIIEVTEFKELKVFQKIFLSLQEDEIEFASPVFKSIYEDLINYYLQNENSGVEKYINHLQSGVPQEITTIMMEDEKYVLHDWMGQNIFPKTIEETLNQGVSDTLFTLRWFLISEIIENLKNSISNEPGSDNMESLSMVMSYIELRGKFSKKLGRVVVRYH, encoded by the coding sequence TTGATTTCAAAAGCCACAATAGATACTGTTTTCGAAACTGCTCGTGTAGAGGAGGTTATTGGTGATTTTGTACAATTGAAACGCGCAGGAAGTAATTTTAAAGGATTGAGCCCGTTTTCTGACGAGCGCTCGCCTTCATTTATGGTTTCGCCTGCTAAAGGGATTTGGAAGGATTTCAGTTCCGGAAAAGGCGGCAATTCTATCGCTTTCTTGATGGAGCACGAACATTTTACCTATCCGGAAGCGATTCGATATTTGGCTAAAAAATATAATATTGAGATTGAAGAAACGGAACAGACTGACCAGGAGAAAGCAAATACAGATGTACGGGAAAGTATGTATCTCGTATCTGAATTTGCGAAAACTTATTTTCATAATACACTTTTAAATTCCGAAGAAGGAAAAGCCATTGGTTATTCTTATTTCAAAGAAAGAGGATTTACCGGTGAAACTATAAAAAAGTTTGGTCTTGGATATTCTCCAGAAACTTGGGACGCTTTTACTAAGGAAGCGCTTGGGAAAGGCTATAAATTAGAATTCCTCGAAAGTACCGGATTGACAATCGCAAGAGAGGACAGGCCTTTTGATCGTTTCAAAGGACGTGTCATGTTTCCTATACAAAGTATGTCCGGACGAGTACTTGGTTTTGGAGGAAGGATTTTGACCAATGATAAAAAAGCGGCAAAATACCTGAATTCTCCAGAAAGCGATATTTATCATAAGAGTAAGGTTTTGTATGGTATTTATCAAGCCAAACAATCTATTGCTAAATTGAATAATTGTTATTTAGTTGAAGGATATACGGATGTTATTCAGTTCAATCAATCGGGAATTGAAAATGTTGTGGCTTCTTCAGGGACAGCCTTGACGCCGGATCAGATTCGTTTAGTTAATAGGTTGACAAAAAACATAACGGTTCTTTTTGACGGAGATGCAGCCGGACTTCGGGCGTCTATCCGCGGAATTGATTTGATTCTTGAAGAAGGTATGAATGTCAAAGTTTGTACTTTTCCGCAGGGAGAAGACCCGGATAGTTTTGCCAAAAAAACCTCGCATGATGATCTAGTGGCTTATTTGGAAAACAATGCCAAAGATTTTATCCAGTTCAAGGCATCGCTTTTAATGGATGAAGCAAAGAATGATCCTATAAAAAAAGCTGATTTAATTCGGGATATGGTGACGAGTATTTCCAAGATACCCGATAGAATTCAGCGTGAAATATATATTCAGGAATGTTCTCGAATCATGGATATTTCCGAGCAAGTTTTAGTGAGTACTTTGGCACAATTAACTCAAAAAGATATAGCTGAGGTTGCAAAGAAACAAAAACCGGAGCAAAAAACGTTCGATGTAATAAAAAACGAAAACCCAGAATCGACTGAAAAAGTAGATGTGTTAGCTAATGTTGAGCGAGAAATTATCAGAATTTTGCTGCTTTATGGCAATAAGACTGAAAATTTTGAAGAAACATTGATGAAGTCTAATGAAGAGGGGGAGATTATTGAAGTTACGGAATTCAAAGAGTTAAAGGTATTTCAAAAAATATTCTTGAGTTTACAAGAAGATGAAATAGAGTTTGCAAGTCCTGTTTTTAAATCTATTTATGAAGATTTGATTAATTATTATCTTCAAAATGAAAATTCAGGAGTTGAAAAATACATTAATCATTTGCAGTCAGGTGTTCCACAAGAGATAACGACGATAATGATGGAAGATGAAAAGTATGTGCTGCATGATTGGATGGGGCAAAATATATTTCCAAAAACTATTGAAGAAACCTTGAATCAAGGAGTGTCAGACACATTGTTTACTTTAAGATGGTTTTTGATTAGTGAGATTATTGAAAATCTAAAAAATTCAATCTCAAATGAGCCGGGCTCTGATAATATGGAATCCTTGTCTATGGTGATGAGTTATATTGAGCTTAGAGGTAAGTTTTCTAAAAAATTAGGTAGAGTAGTAGTTCGTTATCATTAA
- a CDS encoding response regulator transcription factor — protein MIKVCFADNYPVVHFGVKSYFKDHADISIVANVGSFLMIRDILLTKDIDVLVLDLELEGLSSIFEVKSILKNFPKTKIIIFSGLSEQIYAPNAIKAGVAGFVHKKEKLETLGASIIKVHQGKIIMNETVKKNLALIAKQSKSERLYRKLSNREVEVLRYLSGGKKNHEIAEILNLNEKTISTYKLRLLTKLNVTNLVDLVNKAKTLEIV, from the coding sequence ATGATTAAAGTTTGTTTTGCAGATAACTACCCTGTCGTACATTTTGGTGTTAAATCTTATTTTAAAGACCATGCCGACATATCAATTGTTGCCAATGTAGGCAGTTTTTTGATGATTCGCGATATACTCCTTACTAAAGATATTGATGTTTTAGTACTAGATTTAGAACTGGAAGGACTTTCCAGTATTTTTGAAGTGAAATCCATTTTGAAAAACTTTCCTAAAACAAAGATTATTATCTTCAGTGGTCTTTCGGAACAAATTTACGCACCCAATGCCATTAAAGCAGGTGTAGCTGGATTTGTCCATAAAAAAGAAAAACTAGAAACTTTGGGAGCTTCTATCATCAAAGTTCACCAAGGAAAGATTATCATGAACGAAACCGTCAAGAAAAATTTAGCCTTAATTGCCAAACAAAGCAAGAGCGAAAGACTGTATAGAAAACTTTCTAATCGTGAAGTGGAAGTTCTACGCTATTTAAGCGGCGGAAAGAAAAACCATGAAATTGCCGAAATCCTAAATCTAAACGAAAAAACAATTAGTACTTACAAGTTGCGCCTATTGACAAAACTCAATGTTACTAATCTAGTTGATTTAGTTAACAAAGCAAAAACATTAGAAATTGTCTAA